From Planctomycetota bacterium, the proteins below share one genomic window:
- a CDS encoding TadG family pilus assembly protein encodes MTASWNTSARPGRPCRRGSVLLMVVMLFPAFMLLMAIAIEFGNLSYQRSQSRTAVDAAVKAAARNISLSESKVESIIDEVLASNGVTSDVLNSLSVELGRWNHDSNDFELVQTGEELTQPANAVRIVAEVQAETTVASFFGIESTAHQVEAIATQPGIVLAVKNADTFRVNDVYMREFLTQFGVPVRVVSQGQLNASVLQSGEILFLSSSVSSGAVAASTVDANGPIVLGETNLVDLFGIVPKTPGDAYRNSPADIQSWETHGTVYANDLDVEVNLYDIDNEDDWKTNWIDWWDDEGVDAVGRGYGLFKNNVDDDGDNQVDENGEVKNFTTSNAKAYYGWTHRKYLDDATVVSTLPGYPDYVTCFWLEAGTEVESGRVLDHKFATIYTRTTEYSGSKWQYNDDGYAQLAQTIRWMLMDQKPRTTLMR; translated from the coding sequence GTGACTGCCAGCTGGAACACGTCCGCCCGCCCGGGGCGCCCTTGCCGTCGTGGATCGGTTCTGCTGATGGTGGTCATGCTGTTCCCCGCCTTCATGCTGCTGATGGCGATCGCGATTGAGTTCGGGAACCTGAGCTACCAGAGGTCCCAGTCTCGAACCGCAGTCGACGCGGCGGTGAAAGCGGCTGCTCGGAACATCTCTCTGAGCGAGTCGAAGGTTGAATCGATCATTGACGAGGTGCTCGCGAGCAACGGTGTCACGTCCGACGTGCTCAACTCGCTGAGTGTCGAGCTTGGCCGCTGGAACCACGATTCCAACGACTTTGAGTTGGTGCAGACGGGCGAAGAGCTGACTCAGCCCGCGAACGCCGTTCGGATCGTCGCCGAAGTCCAAGCCGAGACGACCGTCGCAAGCTTCTTCGGGATTGAGTCGACGGCTCATCAGGTCGAGGCGATCGCAACGCAACCCGGCATCGTCCTCGCGGTCAAGAACGCGGACACGTTCCGAGTCAACGACGTCTATATGCGGGAGTTCCTCACGCAGTTCGGCGTCCCGGTCCGTGTTGTCAGCCAAGGTCAGCTCAACGCGAGTGTCTTGCAGAGCGGTGAGATTCTGTTCCTCAGCAGCAGCGTCAGCTCTGGGGCGGTCGCCGCGTCCACGGTCGACGCCAATGGGCCGATCGTGTTGGGCGAGACAAACCTTGTCGATCTGTTCGGGATCGTTCCCAAGACTCCCGGCGACGCCTATCGCAACTCCCCAGCTGACATTCAGTCATGGGAGACCCATGGGACCGTCTACGCCAACGATCTGGATGTCGAGGTCAACCTCTACGACATCGACAACGAAGACGATTGGAAGACGAATTGGATCGACTGGTGGGATGATGAGGGCGTCGACGCCGTTGGCCGGGGCTATGGCCTGTTCAAGAACAACGTCGATGACGACGGTGACAACCAAGTCGACGAGAACGGCGAGGTCAAGAACTTCACGACGTCAAACGCGAAGGCCTACTACGGCTGGACCCATCGCAAGTATCTCGACGACGCGACAGTGGTCTCGACTCTGCCTGGGTACCCGGACTACGTGACCTGTTTCTGGCTTGAGGCCGGAACAGAGGTCGAGTCAGGGCGGGTGTTGGACCACAAGTTCGCCACGATCTACACCCGGACGACCGAGTACTCGGGCAGCAAGTGGCAGTACAACGACGACGGCTACGCCCAGCTGGCGCAGACGATCCGCTGGATGCTCATGGATCAGAAGCCTCGGACCACGCTGATGAGGTAG